One Ochotona princeps isolate mOchPri1 chromosome 25, mOchPri1.hap1, whole genome shotgun sequence genomic region harbors:
- the BICRA gene encoding LOW QUALITY PROTEIN: BRD4-interacting chromatin-remodeling complex-associated protein (The sequence of the model RefSeq protein was modified relative to this genomic sequence to represent the inferred CDS: inserted 14 bases in 10 codons; deleted 4 bases in 3 codons; substituted 4 bases at 4 genomic stop codons), which translates to MNDEDRKCLLDVICDPQALNDFLLGSKKLNSDDLLDNAGEAPGAFYQGPELNMQEASSNHLNPEPSYPAPSVDLNFLEDDILCSPATRGGGAAGSGGADQPCKILQQSLQETNITEQTLEAEAKLHLGPFQLPTLKPADAVAGPAGAAGTTAMATGPQVLFXLAEPTVLTHQALVPPQDVVNKALSVQPFLQPVGLGNVTLQPILGLQALPNGSPGDVPAATLGLAPIQMVSQPVMALXPPTSHLLSKQVPISGYLALAVGPSEPMTLASAGVSPQGAGLVIQKNLPAAVATTLNGNSVFANTGTVTATTGGTTSGQPLVVALGLGMAPLVPAPNVILHRTPMPIQPNPAGVAAPKLYQLMPKPFALSSTTLTIQGEPGSLPPQPKAPQNLTFMAAGKAGQNMALSGFPVPTLQASIFRQPLATTTGATPLQPLGALRKPMSVHLLNQGSSIIIPAQHKLPGQNXFLLPGTPNIQLLQPLAALPANVGGQILAAVTPHATGQLITNLILTNQKFATPMSLDPVLAPPSXAHSTATHFLSSASIQVGQPTLSQMPVSLAAGSLPAQSQPTPAGPTTTTLLQGITLPPSALASSSSXAVEAVSSTTTTGETTPTLTVQPTLPAPPAAAASTTLPLGLQQAQVQKSTXGTAPPTAAPPQASTAQPNPGLASSPEKMVLGQPLPSATTVILIQDSLQMFLLQIPQLLHCPLKGPSPSSSPLLPHQAPLGDSPLLPSPHPAQPPSRSPASTTLTPPSQPQSLSRPPSEPTLHPPPPPQAPPTLPGIFIIQNPLGIPQAASTPAPTVAGPQPPLPAEGATASHPPHHATHPTPASTVASSETFTRVPVHLPSDCQFQFPAGQGPHKSPTIPLSPHLLPEPVVPPLPPPQTFXMVAAPFPALPLPKALLERFHQVTSGILLQHKPGGVSAATPQALASPTTSVLVSGQAPSGTPAYPSHALVPAPMANTGLPPLLPXLPGSLPALSVTKGPVPXLQLKKVPALQPSKEACFXEHLHNHQGSMLHPDCKTTFPSLHDALQCLLPYHVYQGALPCPSNYHKVDEEFVTVSTQLLKRTQAMLSKYRLLLLEESQRVSPSVEMVMTDRMFIQEEKTTIALDKQLAKEKPDEYVSFLRSVSLPIPASSDGHLLSSHGSASSSSTTSSLPLSHLPTRLVIWHGGAGGLPSVTWAQMSSSLSSSCSTASSLHANXDGPMPSCNLQLIKTYKARSHIGFKLKIKQEAGPRKVVHNRALDPMHQPSLAPQSAEPXPLRPPLPAPAPACQMNRTMDHPPPPAPPATXRKLVAVEDELYQWLFKGTAIPPETAHTVAHANGGDAGWEAPTMPPAXRGKSDSPDVDLASFLRYSPQDDTLKEHLQSAIYSTLNLQQVPSRPQGAPAPAASLPPLHAPARCLPTLQLQGGLGHQNVEQITASSQDHPSNVSVIAVTEGHLAEMRKWGAHLGRGQGVTAPPSLPPRGPQCPCPPQLKLAQRLQKGTHSREGPP; encoded by the exons ATGAATGATGAGGACAGGAAATGCTTACTGGACGTGATTTGTGACCCTCAGGCCCTCAATGACTTCCTGCTTGGATCAAAGAAGCTCAACAGTGATGACCTCCTGGACAATGCTGGTGAGGCCCCAGGTGCCTTCTATCAAGGCCCGGAGCTGAACATGCAGGAAGCTTCCAGTAACCATCTGAACCCAGAGCCCAGCTACCCGGCCCCTAGTGTGGACCTGAACTTCCTGGAAGATGACATCCTCTGCTCACCAGCCACCAGA GGTGggggggcagcaggcagtgggGGCGCCGACCAGCCCTGCAAAATACTCCAGCAAAGCCTGCAGGAAACCAACATCACCGAGCAGACCCTGGAGGCCGAGGCCAAGCTGCACCTGGGCCCCTTCCAGCTGCCTACCCTGaagccagcagatgctgtggccggccctgctggggctgcaggcactACTGCCATGGCCACAGGGCCCCAGGTGCTCTT TTTGGCAGAACCAACTGTGCTGACACACCAGGCCCTGGTGCCGCCCCAGGACGTGGTCAACAAGGCCCTGAGTGTGCAGCCCTTCCTGCAGCCTGTGGGCCTGGGCAATGTGACCCTGCAGCCCATTCTGGGCCTTCAGGCCCTGCCCAATGGCAGCCCTGGGGATGTCCCAGCGGCCACACTCGGCCTGGCACCCATCCAGATGGTCAGCCAACCTGTCATGGCAC AACCACCCACCTCCCACTTACTGTCCAAGCAGGTGCCCATCAGCGGCTACCTGGCCTTGGCAGTCGGCCCCTCAGAGCCCATGACACTGGCCTCTGCTGGTGTCTCCCCACAGGGGGCTGGCCTGGTCATCCAGAAGAACCTCCCAGCTGCCGTGGCCACCACGCTCAATGGGAACTCGGTATTCGCCAATACTGGTACAGTCACGGCCACAACTGGTGGAACAACTTCAGGACAGCCACTGGTGGTGGCTCTGGGCCTCGGCATGGCACCACTGGTCCCAGCGCCCAACGTGATCCTGCACCGTACACCCATGCCCATCCAGCCCAATCCAGCAGGGGTGGCGGCCCCCAAGCTATACCAACTGATGCCTAAGCCCTTTGCACTTTCCAGTACCACACTCACAATCCAGGGTGAGCCGGGCTCCCTCCCACCACAGCCCAAGGCACCACAGAACCTAACCTTCATGGCAGCTGGCAAAGCTGGCCAGAACATGGCA CTGTCAGGCTTCCCCGTGCCCACCCTGCAGGCCAGCATCTTCAGGCAGCCACTGGCCACCACAACTGGGGCAacaccactgcagccactgggcgCTCTGAGAAAGCCCATGAGTGTGCACCTGCTGAACCAGGGCAGCAGTATCATCATCCCTGCCCAGCACAAGCTGCCTGGCCAGAACTAgttcctgctgcctggcaccCCCAACATCCAGCTCCTGCAACCACTCGCAGCCCTGCCAGCCAATGTGGGTGGccagatcctggctgctgtgaccccTCACGCCACGGGACAGCTCATTACCAACCTCATCCTCACAAACCAGAAGTTCGCAACCCCGATGAGCCTGGACCCTGTGCTGGCCCCACCCT GTGCACACAGCACTGCCACACACTTCCTCTCCTCTGCGTCCATCCAGGTGGGCCAGCCCACGCTCTCCCAGATGCCCGTGTCGCTGGCAGCAGGCAGCCTGCCCGCACAGAGCCAGCCTACACCCGCgggccccaccaccaccacactcctgCAGGGCATCACCCTGCCTCCCAGTGCCTTGGCCAGCAGCTCCTC CGCTGTAGAGGCTGTCTCCTCCACAACTACCACTGGGGAGACCACCCCCACACTCACTGTGCAGCCCACCCTACCAGCACCCcctgcagcc gcagccagtACAACCCTGCCCCTGGGCCTCCAGCAGGCGCAGGTACAGAAGTCCACCTAGGGCACGGCCCCTCCAACTGCTGCCCCACCTCAGGCCAGCACCGCACAGCCCAACCCAGGCCTGGCATCCAGCCCAGAGAAGATGGTCCTTGGGCAGCCACTACCCTCAGCTACCACAGTCATCCTCATTCAGGACTCCCTACAGATGTTCCTGCTCCAGATcccgcagctgctccactgtccacTGAAGGGCCCCAGTCCTTCCTCGTCCCCCTTgctacctcaccaggccccaCTGGGAGACAGCCCACTCCTACCCTCCCCACATCCAGCCCAACCTCCCTCCCGCTCCCCTGCCAGCACCACTCTcacccccccttcccagccccagaGCCTGTCCCGTCCCCCTTCTGAACCCACGCTgcaccctcctcccccaccccaggccccacccACCCTGCCAGGCATCTTCATTATCCAGAACCCACTGGGCATCCCCCAGGCTGCCAGCACCCCAGCCCCCACCGTGGCCGGCCCCCAGCCTCCTCTGCCAGCTGAGGGGGCCACTGCCTCCCACCCTCCACACCATGCCACCCATCCCACACCGGCCTCCACCGTGGCTTCCTCTGAGACATTCACCAGGGTGCCCGTCCACCTGCCATCTGACTGTCAGTTTCAGTTCCCAGCTGGCCAGGGACCCCACAAGTCCCCCACAATCCCACTgagcccccacctgctccccGAGCCCGTGGTGCCCCCGCTGCCGCCCCCACAGACCTTCTAGATGGTGGCTGcccccttcccagctctgcccctgccaAAGGCCCTGCTGGAGAGATTCCACCAGGTAACTTCTGGAATCCTCCTCCAGCACAAACCAGGCGGGGTCTCTGCTGCCACCccacaggccctggccagccccacGACCTCCGTGCTGGTCAGTGGACAGGCCCCCTCTGGAACCCCCGCATACCCCAGCCATGCCCTTGTCCCGGCACCCATGGCCAACACAGgcctccctcctctgctccc GTTACCCGGCAGCCTCCCAGCCCTGAGTGTGACCAAGGGCCCTGTACCTTAACTGCAGCTGAAGAAGGTCCCTGCACTGCAACCCAGCAAGGAGGCCTGTT TGGAGCATTTGCACAATCACCAAGGCTCCATGCTGCACCCCGACTGCAAGAccaccttcccctccctgcaTGATGCCCTGCAGTGCCTGCTGCCCTACCACGTGTACCAGGgcgccctcccctgccccagcaaCTACCACAAGGTGGATGAGGAATTTGTAACAGTCTCCACCCAGCTACTGAAACGCACCCAGGCCATGCTCAGTAAGTATCGACTCTTGCTCCTGGAGGAGTCTCAGAGGGTGAGCCCCTCAGTGGAGATGGTCATGACTGACCGAATGTTCATTCAGGAGGAAAAGACCACCATTGCCTTGGACAAACAGCTAGCCAAGGAGAAACCTGATGAGTACGTGTCTTTCTTGCGCTCCGTCAGCCTCCCAATCCCAGCCTCTTCTGATGGCCATCTGCTGTCCAGCCACGGATCCGCATcgtcctcctccaccacctcctccctgccGCTGTCACACCTGCCCACCAGGCTTGTGATCTGGCATGGCGGGGCTGGTGGATTGCCGTCTGTGACCTGGGCGCAGATGtcctcctccctgtcctcctcctgctccacgGCCTCCTCCCTGCACGCCA AGGACGGCCCCATGCCCTCCTGCAACCTCCAGCTCATCAAGACCTACAAGGCGCGGAGCCACATCGGTTTCAAGCTCAAGATCAAACAGGAGGCTGGGCCCAGGAAGGTGGTGCACAACAGGGCACTGGACCCCATGCACCAGCCGTCCCTGGCGCCCCAGAGCGCCGAGCC CCCGCTGCGCCCACCCTTGCCAGCACCAGCCCCGGCCTGCCAGATGAACCGCACCATGGACCACCCGCCACCTCCGGCGCCACCCGCCA CACGCAAGCTGGTGGCCGTGGAGGACGAGCTGTACCAGTGGCTATTTAAGGGCACCGCCATTCCGCCTGAGACCGCCCACACAGTAGCCCATGCCAACGGTGGGGATGCCGGCTGGGAGGCCCCAACAATGCCACCCG AGCGGGGCAAGTCCGACTCCCCAGACGTGGACCTCGCCAGCTTCTTGCGCTACAGTCCACAGGACGACACTCTCAAGGAGCACTTGCAAAGTGCCATCTACAGCACCCTGAACCTGCAGCAGGTGCCAAGTCGGCCACAAGGTGCGCCAGcaccagctgcctccctgccacccctgcatGCACCGGCCAGATGCCTACCCACCCTCCAGCTTCAAGGTGGCCTGGGTCACCAGAACGTTGAACAGATAACAGCGAGCAGCCAGGACCACCCATCCAATGTCTCAGTTATTGCAGTCACTGAGGGCCACCTGGCGGAGATGCGGAAGTGGGGTGCGCACCTGGGGAGGGGCCAAGGGGTGAcggcccctccttccctccctccccgagGCCCCCAGTGCCCGTGCCCACCACAGCTCAAACTCGCACAGCGCCTGCAGAAGGGCACCCACAGCAGGGAGGGTCCACCCTGA